AGATGTGTCCGAGTAGTTTACATCTTGACTGCCTTTGCTTTTATCCTTTGGAACAAGATCTACAGCAGATTTATTGGTCTCCCCTTCAACACCTGTCGTTGGGGCCTTTGGTCGAATGTCATCAGTAACATCAAAGTTTCCATAAGTTTTGTTCTTTTGCTGCGGTCGGGCCGCCCGACCTTCGGGCACGTCAAACACGCTACCTGATCTACCTAGGTCTCCTAAAggtccatcatcatcatcatcatcatctccaccgTGCTCTTCACCAAATGGAGATTTACAGTCAACGATCTCACTCGCACTGTCTTCAAACACTGCCTCGCACGTGCAAGGGAGCACCGTGCATTCGGCCTCTGGATGCGCTGGGCATTCGGCCTTCCTGCAAGCTGACTCAGACATCCGACACACCTTTGGGGGTTCATCTGCGCAAGGAATCTCGCCTGGAATGGAGAACGAAAGGGTGTCACGTCACTTGTCAAATTTAAAAAAACGTTCACCTACAACTAAAACCCTTGTATGCTCATAAAAACTTAAAAAGGCATCGGTAAGTTCCTTAAGATTCGTACCAGGTAACCAAGCGTAACAACTCACCTTTGCAAGTAGCGTAGCATTTGTGCTCCTTGAGGAAATTATTGTCGTTACCTTGGCACCCACCATATGTGAACTTGCGACAAGTTTCATCAGAGGCGTTGTAGTACCAACGGGGCATGAACGCTCGGCAGAGCCCTGGGTCTGGCTTTTCAAGGCACAACGGCGCTAGGAAGAGAGAAACGATTAATACGCTCATGAAACCGATACAAGTTTTAGAACTACAGTACAACTCTGTTTGAGGAAAGTCAGATTTATTTATTCCTAACTTTAAAGGTAACGCTAGACAGGTACGTAAGTCATGAGCCAGTTCATGTAACAGTTTAAGCCATTCTAAATTCGTCAGAGAAAATCAGTTTTGTAGAATTTCAGATTCATCCCTTGGATGAAAAGGGTATTATTAAGTAACGAAAGTGTCTGCTTATTTTTACGAGACAGCCAAACTTTACATATTGCCGTTTAAGCATAACAGAACTATGTAGTTTTATTAGTcctaatatgattaaataatcTGAATGAATAAAGTCATTAAAACGGAAATAAGCTTACGTTGTTTGAAATAGTGAGATGGATTACTGCCATCTCCCACCTTCCCAGCTACTGGACGGACCTCCGATCTACTGGTCGTCACGTTCCCCTGCGATTTCAAGGGACCGGATGTTGTTGTTCCATTTTTAGGACGTCCTAAAAGCGAATCTCTGACGATTTTCAAGAGGTTAGCCTGCGTCTTCTCATCAGAGACTGTGGGGAGAGTGTCGGGGAAGCCTGCTCTGCCTGCAACGTGACCTCCTTTGCCACTAGAAAGCCCGATTTGGGCAGCTTTTGAATCTGGACCCCTCGTCGACACCTCAGTAGGACCATCTCCACGCACGCCCAAGAGACTGTCAACATCTTCAGTGCCCTCGTGGCTTGCCAGAATATCCTTAAGACTTACATTGCGGTTGGTCAGGACATTCTGAAGGTGTATCTTAAGGTCTGCGCCTCGCGGCCTTGTCGAAGACGACTCAGCCCCAGCCAGGGGCTTTGTGGCGTCACGAAACTGATCGGACTGGTTTGTGGACGGAAACGGAAGTCTCCCCTCGCTGATTTGAGGCTCGTCGTCTCCCGTCGAAGATGACAACATCTGGAAGAAGATTTTGTCATCAATGAGTTGTGCTTTATGACTGAAGTTCCTACAAGAATCCAATTTCATTCTTATTATCGCCTGCAGATTGCTATGAAGTTTGAGTATCCTAAATACATTCTCCTgacaatattttataaatatgaaaatgagtcAGCCTTTTTGCAAGTACATACCGTTGTAAAATATAGATAACTCCCGTAATAATGACCAAACATAAGGTTTATATGGttttactttacaaaacacaATGACCGTACACAATACAACATCTTTAGTTATAAAGTACCAATTAAACTTTACGCGTGCCTGAAATCAAACAAACGCTTATATAAAGTTTTACGAGAATTAAGCCTAAGTATATAACGACTTCATAAGATACGTCCGTGCAAATTAGTATGTGTGAATTAGAGTATTATTGGCCATGGATAATGTATTCAGACTAGGGTACTGCTATGTATTTCAGTAACTCCGaatcaccgtttttttttttttttttttgtcaatcttCAAACCAATCGATTGATTGGTATGGTACTCCCAAACAGTTTTACACCCtaccctaattttttttatagaaagaaaTGGTATGTCCAAACAGATTTTAAAGGGACTTAACTCTTGAATTTTAGGACAAAGCCAAACTATCAGTATGATTTCTACGAATTCATTTTCAGATAAGACCTTGGGGTTTTAAAGGGACTTAACTCTTGAATTTTAGGACAAAGCCAAACCTAGTCAGTATAGATTTACGAATTCATTCGTATAAGCACTCTTGGGGTAGGTACCACTACTCATCCCTCCTGTCACCGACCCTCCCTCCTCATTCAGTCACCTCACCTCCCAGTCTGTCTTTTCATTCCACCCCCcatccccaacctctctctctctctctctctctctctctctctctctctctctctctctctctctctctctctctctccgcaatatCTTATGTAATGGAATGTTTTCAGGCACATATTAGCATTGCTATTTTCAACTGAGAAATATAGGATGAAATGAGCTAACGACCTGCATGTTTATACAGAATTGAGGCGTTTCCGGAATCTCTGTAGAAGATGAATGAAATTGTCTGGTTAAACGACAGGTTGATGATGACTTGTGCATCCAGTACCTACTGAGAAGGTTGTCTCGTCGCTGTTCAGAGCTATGGCTTACGTGTTGATTTGTATACAGCGTACAAAAGTATTTTGCCTTATACATTCACCCTCTCTACATTCCTATTCCAGTCATATTATCCATTTTAAAAAGATAGatcgatgaagagagagagagagtggggcggGGGGAATAAGGTAAAGATAAAACTGATTTATTGACTTACCTATGATATAGTGTACATTTTCTCAAAATGGTAATAAACTGTTCTGTGATTTTAAcccgttttttttattgtatatgtgGAACAGTGAATTTGGAATAAACACGAAATaacttttcatcataaaattaggcaaacaaaaacaaaatcttattCATGAAGAAACCTTGAAGTAGAACCAGACTTTGAGATCTCAAAAACACAAACTCATCACTTTCGATGTTAATATAAATTGCATCAG
The DNA window shown above is from Macrobrachium nipponense isolate FS-2020 chromosome 30, ASM1510439v2, whole genome shotgun sequence and carries:
- the LOC135202427 gene encoding uncharacterized protein LOC135202427 isoform X2, which encodes MLSSSTGDDEPQISEGRLPFPSTNQSDQFRDATKPLAGAESSSTRPRGADLKIHLQNVLTNRNVSLKDILASHEGTEDVDSLLGVRGDGPTEVSTRGPDSKAAQIGLSSGKGGHVAGRAGFPDTLPTVSDEKTQANLLKIVRDSLLGRPKNGTTTSGPLKSQGNVTTSRSEVRPVAGKVGDGSNPSHYFKQPPLCLEKPDPGLCRAFMPRWYYNASDETCRKFTYGGCQGNDNNFLKEHKCYATCKGEIPCADEPPKVCRMSESACRKAECPAHPEAECTVLPCTCEAVFEDSASEIVDCKSPFGEEHGGDDDDDDDGPLGDLGRSGSVFDVPEGRAARPQQKNKTYGNFDVTDDIRPKAPTTGVEGETNKSAVDLVPKDKSKGSQDVNYSDTSVLVKDDVDNDNATAGATNYTVIATESGQNVTVASPKNPGGKALIGVIVTLAVIALLAIVIIAYKKCRGVMAFHRRTGGFRSTEDRQCFTNSGSTNYGTGF
- the LOC135202427 gene encoding uncharacterized protein LOC135202427 isoform X1, whose protein sequence is MSQRQERKRKCCERELPVDVEIVKCVSALAQVSGLKVFIRMPSYMLWMFVLYMLSSSTGDDEPQISEGRLPFPSTNQSDQFRDATKPLAGAESSSTRPRGADLKIHLQNVLTNRNVSLKDILASHEGTEDVDSLLGVRGDGPTEVSTRGPDSKAAQIGLSSGKGGHVAGRAGFPDTLPTVSDEKTQANLLKIVRDSLLGRPKNGTTTSGPLKSQGNVTTSRSEVRPVAGKVGDGSNPSHYFKQPPLCLEKPDPGLCRAFMPRWYYNASDETCRKFTYGGCQGNDNNFLKEHKCYATCKGEIPCADEPPKVCRMSESACRKAECPAHPEAECTVLPCTCEAVFEDSASEIVDCKSPFGEEHGGDDDDDDDGPLGDLGRSGSVFDVPEGRAARPQQKNKTYGNFDVTDDIRPKAPTTGVEGETNKSAVDLVPKDKSKGSQDVNYSDTSVLVKDDVDNDNATAGATNYTVIATESGQNVTVASPKNPGGKALIGVIVTLAVIALLAIVIIAYKKCRGVMAFHRRTGGFRSTEDRQCFTNSGSTNYGTGF